A genome region from Gardnerella vaginalis includes the following:
- a CDS encoding ABC transporter ATP-binding protein, producing the protein MVDSVPSANASGSVPVFGANTYAADSEEVPAVSIRGFVKTFGKKVAVDNLSLDIPAGSFYGLVGPNGAGKTTTIKMLTGLLMPDAGSASIFGNDVWSDVNRAKRAIGLMPQADEIFKTITGLQLLTYAGMLRDMSRAESVKRANDLLSAFDLTEAANTMVSDYSTGMTKKICLATAMIHSPRVLVLDEPFEAVDPVSSANLKDILAEYVSTGGTVIISSHVMELVEKMCSHVAIINEGHVAASGTLEEVAQGKDLEDRFMELVGGRHAAARIDWLNGGDSATPIASDQNA; encoded by the coding sequence ATGGTAGATTCTGTTCCTTCTGCAAATGCGTCTGGCAGTGTTCCAGTTTTTGGCGCAAACACTTACGCTGCTGATAGTGAAGAAGTTCCAGCTGTTTCTATTCGCGGATTCGTTAAGACTTTTGGCAAAAAAGTTGCTGTAGATAATCTTTCACTAGACATTCCAGCAGGTTCTTTCTACGGCTTGGTTGGCCCGAACGGTGCTGGCAAAACTACCACGATTAAAATGCTTACGGGCTTGCTTATGCCAGATGCTGGCTCGGCTTCGATTTTTGGCAATGACGTTTGGAGCGATGTAAATCGCGCTAAGCGTGCAATCGGTTTAATGCCTCAAGCAGACGAGATTTTTAAGACGATTACTGGCCTTCAGCTTTTAACTTATGCTGGCATGCTTCGCGATATGAGTCGCGCGGAATCCGTAAAGCGTGCAAACGACCTGCTTTCTGCTTTCGACTTAACAGAAGCTGCAAACACCATGGTTTCGGACTATTCAACTGGTATGACGAAGAAGATTTGCCTTGCAACAGCTATGATTCACAGCCCTCGCGTACTTGTGCTCGATGAGCCTTTTGAGGCAGTGGATCCTGTTTCTAGCGCAAATTTGAAGGATATTCTAGCCGAGTATGTTTCTACTGGCGGGACGGTGATTATTTCTTCGCACGTTATGGAATTGGTTGAAAAAATGTGCTCGCACGTGGCGATTATTAACGAAGGTCATGTTGCAGCTTCTGGCACTCTTGAAGAGGTGGCTCAGGGCAAAGATCTTGAAGATCGCTTTATGGAGCTTGTTGGCGGGCGTCACGCGGCTGCGCGCATTGATTGGCTTAACGGCGGCGATAGCGCAACACCAATCGCAAGTGACCAAAACGCGTAA
- a CDS encoding glycosyltransferase family 2 protein, translated as MILLSIFDVLVIIIGVSSVVYQGVCAVASLVAKPIVFPQAPMDKYYAVLISARNEEAVIGNLIKCIQSQTYDQKLIDIWLVADNCTDSTAQVGREYGCNVIERFDKQHIGKGYALSYLLDHIMELGKDKDYDAYFVFDADNKLDLHYFEEMNKGFHAGYQILTSYRNSVNLSDNWVSSGSALWFIRESRFTNNSRMLFGSSCHAGGTGFMFSREIMHRNRGWKFHLLTEDLEFTMDSILHGDKVGYCGSAVLYDEQPVSFRQSWRQRLRWSKGFLQVFRYYGAALIRHGIRERDFSSVDFTLMLCPFMVLAIIRLILGFIFAAFGFVTWASQIDSTLNFITTTVTSVLGMMVFVSLTILVEHDKLGATNKELFAYALSFPIFMLSYVPIAFQAVFSKSEWKPIHHTGR; from the coding sequence ATGATTCTTCTGTCTATTTTCGACGTTTTAGTAATCATAATTGGCGTAAGTAGCGTTGTATATCAAGGCGTTTGCGCAGTCGCGTCGCTTGTAGCAAAGCCTATTGTGTTTCCGCAAGCACCAATGGACAAGTATTACGCTGTTCTAATATCCGCGCGCAATGAGGAAGCTGTAATAGGAAACCTCATAAAATGCATACAATCCCAAACTTACGATCAAAAATTAATCGACATTTGGCTAGTCGCCGACAATTGCACCGACAGCACGGCGCAAGTTGGAAGAGAGTACGGGTGCAATGTTATAGAGCGATTCGATAAGCAGCACATTGGCAAAGGCTACGCTTTAAGCTACCTTTTGGACCACATAATGGAGCTTGGAAAAGACAAAGACTACGACGCGTACTTTGTTTTCGATGCCGATAATAAGCTGGATTTGCACTATTTTGAAGAGATGAACAAAGGATTCCATGCAGGATACCAGATTCTAACAAGCTACCGAAACTCAGTGAATTTATCGGATAATTGGGTGTCTTCTGGGTCGGCATTGTGGTTTATACGCGAATCGCGATTTACCAACAATTCGCGCATGCTTTTTGGGTCTAGCTGCCATGCAGGCGGAACAGGATTCATGTTTTCGCGCGAAATCATGCACAGAAATCGCGGGTGGAAATTCCATTTGCTTACAGAAGACCTTGAGTTTACAATGGACTCGATTTTGCACGGCGACAAAGTGGGTTATTGCGGATCGGCGGTTCTCTACGACGAGCAGCCAGTATCGTTTAGGCAAAGCTGGAGGCAGAGGCTGCGTTGGAGTAAAGGCTTCTTGCAAGTGTTCCGCTATTACGGAGCAGCTCTTATACGCCACGGAATCCGAGAGCGCGATTTTTCGTCAGTTGACTTTACGCTTATGCTATGCCCGTTTATGGTGCTTGCGATTATTCGCCTTATACTCGGATTTATTTTTGCCGCGTTTGGATTCGTCACTTGGGCAAGCCAGATTGACTCGACGCTTAACTTTATAACCACCACTGTTACAAGCGTTTTGGGTATGATGGTGTTTGTTTCGCTTACCATTCTTGTAGAACACGATAAGCTTGGAGCAACTAACAAAGAGCTTTTTGCGTACGCTCTTAGCTTCCCGATTTTTATGCTTTCGTATGTGCCGATTGCGTTCCAAGCTGTGTTCTCTAAGAGCGAGTGGAAGCCGATTCATCACACGGGGCGGTAG
- a CDS encoding AI-2E family transporter, which produces MNNKEQHEGSIDNHSTSAKLDLAAIFPAKGDDRRPPDWLSRALMYAVIAAFVAIFVWFAWGNIAFIVFDVVVSIFIALAIEPLVVRLIKHGWSRAFASLASLFGLLAIVILLLVLFGNLFVQQAVSMVLGLPDLYNQFAHFVLNSTGFKMPNIEQLGMEILKHVQTSWVVDFAGQAINTTWGLLAVLLDLLTILMVTYYISAAGPSMRRSLCRLLNPKSQRRFLFIWSVVQEQISSFLFSRTILAAINATGTAIFLIFMNVPYWLPLSLFCGIVSQFVPTIGTYLGGALPILFAWGSNGFGSAIAVLIFVTIYQQIENMVISPKISEKTMDLNPAVAFLSVLVMGAVFGALGAFLALPVTASLQAILKVCTKQYNLVSSPLMDDPKPNRKSIMVTSVEAIRNSFVKPVKDSVLRVMKGSSSRVSINEDIMYWYKQAYNSSDETIENENSVDDSGYVETMAISRDILDAVNKDIAKKRAENSDSDKSPATARDKEQLKSKTNKSGTIPNENKNENKKATNTNSNPRSGWNK; this is translated from the coding sequence ATGAATAACAAAGAACAACATGAAGGCAGCATAGATAATCACAGCACGAGTGCAAAGCTTGATTTAGCCGCGATTTTTCCAGCCAAAGGGGATGATAGGCGCCCACCAGATTGGCTTAGCCGTGCGCTTATGTATGCTGTTATTGCAGCGTTCGTAGCGATTTTTGTGTGGTTTGCTTGGGGAAATATCGCCTTTATAGTCTTCGATGTTGTAGTATCCATTTTTATAGCGTTGGCAATTGAACCTCTTGTTGTGCGGCTCATAAAACACGGGTGGAGTAGAGCTTTTGCATCTTTGGCAAGCTTGTTTGGGCTGCTTGCAATAGTGATTTTGCTTCTTGTTCTTTTTGGTAATCTTTTTGTGCAACAAGCAGTTTCCATGGTTTTAGGTCTACCTGATTTATACAACCAGTTTGCACATTTTGTACTAAATTCCACTGGTTTTAAAATGCCAAACATTGAGCAACTCGGCATGGAAATTCTTAAACACGTCCAAACATCTTGGGTTGTAGATTTTGCTGGACAAGCAATTAATACAACTTGGGGATTATTGGCGGTTTTGCTTGATTTGCTCACTATTCTTATGGTGACCTATTACATTTCTGCAGCAGGTCCTTCTATGCGCAGAAGCTTGTGCAGGCTGTTGAATCCTAAGTCTCAGAGGCGATTTTTATTTATCTGGTCCGTTGTACAGGAGCAAATATCAAGCTTCCTATTTTCGCGCACAATTTTGGCAGCAATTAACGCAACAGGTACTGCGATTTTCCTAATATTCATGAATGTTCCATATTGGCTTCCGCTTTCACTGTTTTGTGGAATCGTTTCGCAATTTGTTCCTACAATAGGAACATATTTAGGTGGAGCGCTGCCAATTTTATTTGCGTGGGGATCTAACGGTTTTGGATCAGCTATAGCAGTTTTGATTTTTGTGACAATTTATCAACAGATTGAAAACATGGTGATTTCCCCTAAGATTTCTGAAAAAACCATGGACTTAAATCCTGCCGTAGCCTTTTTATCGGTGTTGGTTATGGGCGCCGTGTTTGGTGCTCTCGGTGCATTCTTAGCACTTCCAGTAACCGCTAGTTTGCAGGCAATTCTCAAAGTTTGTACAAAACAATACAATCTAGTTTCTTCACCATTGATGGACGATCCAAAGCCTAATCGTAAATCAATTATGGTTACGAGTGTTGAAGCTATAAGAAACAGTTTTGTTAAACCTGTTAAAGATAGTGTGCTTAGAGTTATGAAAGGCTCTTCATCTCGAGTATCTATTAACGAAGACATTATGTATTGGTATAAGCAAGCCTATAATTCTTCAGACGAAACTATTGAAAATGAAAATTCAGTTGACGATTCTGGGTATGTTGAAACTATGGCAATTTCACGCGATATTTTAGACGCTGTAAATAAGGATATTGCTAAAAAACGCGCAGAAAATTCAGATTCGGATAAGTCGCCAGCAACCGCTCGAGATAAGGAACAACTAAAGTCAAAAACAAATAAATCTGGTACAATTCCAAACGAAAATAAAAACGAAAATAAAAAAGCAACAAACACAAATAGTAATCCACGAAGTGGGTGGAATAAATGA
- the glnA gene encoding type I glutamate--ammonia ligase produces the protein MTTLQTKEDAEALIKQEGIEYVSVRFTDLIGVQQHFTVPASEFLNSAFTDGMAFDGSSMQGFQAINESDMKLIPDVDTAYIDPFRKHKTLNVAFSIVDPVTDEPYSRDPRQVAIKAEAYLKATGIADTASFAPEAEFFIFDKVRFANDMQRSFYEVDSNEAPWNSGIDTEDDGSNNIGFKNRVKHGYFPVPPVDHNQDLRDDMVYNLQKVGLILERSHHEVGGAGQQEINYRYNTLVHAGDDLMKYKYVVHETAALAGKAATFMPKPIAGDNGTGMHCHQSLWKDGKPLFYAETGYAQLSDIARWYIGGLIKHASSVLAFTNPSLNSYHRLVPGYEAPVNLVYSARNRSAAIRIPLAGEAPAAKRIEFRAPDPSCNPFLAFSAQLMAGLDGIMNHIEPPAPVDKDLYELPPEEHDGIKQVPSSLGEALQALEEDHDFLMQGDVFTSDLIETWLNLKHEEMDMARLAPTPLEYELYFHI, from the coding sequence ATGACCACTTTACAAACTAAAGAAGATGCCGAGGCTTTGATTAAGCAAGAAGGCATTGAATATGTATCCGTTCGATTTACAGATTTGATTGGCGTTCAGCAGCATTTTACTGTGCCTGCAAGCGAGTTCTTAAACAGCGCATTTACAGATGGAATGGCTTTCGATGGCTCTTCTATGCAAGGATTCCAAGCTATTAACGAGTCCGACATGAAGCTTATTCCAGACGTTGACACCGCTTACATTGATCCATTCCGTAAGCATAAGACTTTGAACGTTGCTTTTTCGATTGTGGATCCTGTAACAGATGAGCCTTATTCTAGGGATCCTCGTCAGGTGGCAATTAAAGCCGAAGCCTATTTAAAGGCAACTGGTATCGCAGATACCGCAAGTTTTGCTCCAGAAGCCGAGTTCTTTATTTTCGACAAGGTGCGTTTTGCAAACGACATGCAGCGTTCCTTCTACGAGGTTGATTCCAACGAAGCTCCATGGAATTCTGGCATTGATACCGAAGATGATGGCAGCAACAACATTGGTTTTAAGAATCGCGTGAAGCACGGCTACTTCCCTGTTCCACCTGTTGATCACAATCAAGACTTGCGTGACGACATGGTTTACAATTTGCAGAAGGTTGGCTTGATTCTTGAACGTTCTCACCACGAGGTTGGCGGCGCAGGTCAGCAGGAAATCAACTACCGTTACAATACGCTTGTTCACGCTGGCGACGACTTGATGAAGTACAAGTATGTTGTTCACGAGACTGCTGCTTTGGCTGGCAAGGCTGCAACATTCATGCCTAAGCCAATTGCTGGAGATAACGGCACTGGTATGCACTGCCATCAGTCGCTTTGGAAGGATGGCAAGCCATTGTTCTATGCGGAAACTGGTTACGCTCAGCTTTCCGATATTGCGCGCTGGTACATTGGCGGTTTGATTAAGCACGCTTCTTCTGTGCTTGCTTTTACGAACCCTTCGCTTAACTCTTACCATCGCTTGGTTCCAGGATACGAAGCTCCTGTAAACTTGGTTTATTCGGCTCGTAACCGTTCTGCAGCTATTCGTATTCCTCTTGCTGGAGAGGCTCCTGCTGCTAAGCGTATTGAGTTCCGCGCGCCGGATCCTTCTTGCAACCCGTTCTTGGCATTCTCTGCTCAGCTTATGGCTGGCTTAGATGGCATTATGAACCACATTGAGCCTCCTGCTCCTGTTGATAAAGATCTATACGAGCTTCCTCCAGAGGAGCACGATGGCATTAAGCAGGTTCCTTCTTCGCTTGGTGAAGCTTTGCAAGCTTTGGAAGAAGACCACGACTTCCTTATGCAAGGAGATGTGTTTACTAGCGACTTGATTGAAACTTGGCTTAATCTAAAGCATGAAGAGATGGATATGGCTCGTTTGGCTCCAACGCCACTTGAGTATGAGCTTTACTTCCATATCTGA
- a CDS encoding peptide deformylase, with translation MFTHHASVDTKLSRAVERLLDSATDDGVLSIVQAGEPVLRQRTVAYDGQLTRATLNKLISLMHSTMLDAPGVGLAAPQIGLGLAIAVVEDHVRDDADDPRDIAELPFRAIINPHYEPIGTQTRSFYEGCLSVAGYQAVRQRWLDIQATWQDEDGKQHSERLHGWPARIFQHETDHLRGELYIDRAEMRSLSTDENLEDYWADEAVPVTAARTLGFAI, from the coding sequence ATGTTTACGCATCACGCAAGTGTTGATACTAAGCTTAGCCGCGCGGTGGAGCGCCTTTTAGATTCCGCTACAGATGATGGCGTGCTATCTATAGTTCAAGCAGGAGAGCCTGTGTTAAGACAACGAACAGTGGCTTACGATGGTCAGCTAACACGTGCTACTCTTAACAAGCTTATTTCGCTTATGCACAGCACTATGTTAGATGCACCAGGAGTTGGCTTAGCTGCTCCACAAATTGGTTTAGGTCTTGCAATTGCTGTTGTAGAAGATCATGTTCGAGACGATGCAGATGATCCTAGGGATATTGCAGAATTGCCATTTAGGGCGATTATAAATCCCCACTATGAACCAATTGGAACACAAACACGCAGTTTTTACGAAGGATGCTTGAGTGTTGCAGGATATCAAGCGGTTCGTCAGCGTTGGTTAGATATTCAAGCTACATGGCAAGATGAAGATGGCAAGCAGCATTCTGAACGCTTGCATGGTTGGCCAGCGAGAATTTTCCAGCATGAAACAGATCATTTACGCGGAGAGCTTTATATCGATCGTGCTGAGATGCGCTCGCTTTCTACAGATGAAAATCTTGAGGATTATTGGGCAGATGAAGCTGTTCCTGTAACAGCTGCTAGAACACTCGGTTTTGCGATTTAA
- the glmM gene encoding phosphoglucosamine mutase, whose translation MPNMFGTDGVRGLANRDLTAQLALDLGDAAVRVLGEATHSSESHNEDAGKKMHARRRALVGRDTRVSGDFLASALAAGMSAGGFDVIDAGIIPTPGVAFLTSVLNVEMGAVISASHNPMPDNGIKFFARGGFKLPDSKEDEIEAVLGKEWQRPTGSGVGRISHDTTTATNLYIDHLVSSVAPLNSETSTRPKPLSGLRVVADCANGATSVVAPEALRRAGAEVIVINASPDGYNINDHAGSTHPEQLQAMVKASKADLGVAFDGDADRCLAVDENGNMVNGDQIMGILARSKKAEGKLNHNTLVVTVMSNLGLKLALKDMGISTVQTSVGDRYVLEEMLRGDYSLGGEQSGHVINREFATTGDGTLTALTLCREVVREGKKLSQMAADFPQLPQCLVNVPNVDKMASKTNAAVLKAVEKESALLGDTGRVLLRPSGTEPLVRVMCEAATQEQADEVCARLAQVVTDNLKL comes from the coding sequence ATGCCAAATATGTTCGGAACAGATGGTGTTAGGGGATTAGCCAATCGAGATTTAACCGCGCAGCTTGCATTAGATTTAGGCGATGCTGCAGTACGTGTTTTAGGCGAGGCAACGCATAGTAGCGAGTCGCATAACGAAGATGCAGGAAAGAAAATGCATGCTCGACGCAGAGCGTTGGTTGGGCGAGATACTAGAGTTTCTGGAGACTTTTTAGCATCGGCTTTGGCTGCTGGAATGAGTGCGGGCGGTTTTGATGTGATCGATGCTGGCATAATACCAACTCCTGGCGTGGCTTTTCTAACTTCTGTGCTCAATGTAGAAATGGGAGCTGTGATCTCTGCTTCGCATAACCCAATGCCAGATAACGGCATTAAGTTCTTTGCACGCGGAGGCTTTAAACTTCCAGATAGTAAAGAAGACGAGATTGAGGCTGTTTTAGGAAAAGAATGGCAGCGTCCTACAGGCAGCGGCGTTGGACGAATCAGCCACGATACTACTACAGCTACAAATCTTTATATTGATCATCTTGTTTCTTCTGTTGCTCCATTAAACAGCGAAACATCAACACGTCCAAAGCCTCTTTCGGGATTAAGAGTTGTGGCAGACTGCGCAAATGGTGCAACGTCTGTAGTAGCACCAGAAGCATTGCGAAGAGCAGGCGCAGAAGTAATAGTAATTAACGCTTCTCCAGACGGATACAACATTAACGATCACGCAGGTTCCACACATCCAGAACAATTGCAAGCTATGGTTAAGGCGTCTAAGGCCGATTTAGGAGTAGCCTTCGATGGTGATGCAGACCGTTGCCTAGCTGTAGACGAAAATGGAAACATGGTTAACGGCGACCAAATTATGGGCATTCTTGCGCGTTCTAAGAAAGCCGAAGGAAAGCTGAATCACAATACTCTTGTTGTTACAGTAATGAGCAATCTTGGATTAAAGCTTGCGCTAAAAGACATGGGTATTTCCACTGTTCAAACAAGCGTCGGAGACCGCTACGTTCTAGAAGAGATGCTTAGAGGTGATTATTCTCTTGGCGGTGAGCAGTCGGGTCATGTGATTAATCGCGAGTTTGCAACCACGGGAGATGGCACACTTACAGCACTTACGCTGTGTCGCGAGGTTGTGCGCGAAGGAAAGAAGCTTTCGCAAATGGCTGCCGACTTCCCTCAGCTTCCGCAATGCTTAGTCAATGTGCCGAATGTAGATAAGATGGCGTCTAAAACTAATGCTGCTGTTCTTAAAGCGGTAGAAAAAGAAAGCGCGCTTCTAGGTGATACAGGGCGCGTTCTTCTTCGACCAAGCGGAACAGAACCACTTGTGCGCGTTATGTGTGAAGCCGCGACGCAAGAGCAAGCAGATGAGGTTTGTGCACGACTCGCGCAAGTTGTAACGGATAATCTTAAGCTGTAG
- the trmB gene encoding tRNA (guanosine(46)-N7)-methyltransferase TrmB yields MEESQIVNLQSDELESNILESDELNGMNKHKDNKDDKDNKDNGSARVILSFVRRSARLDARLERAKERYSSQYLLNVEDSLGSLRVKSDLLVDSNWVAKNWGNSNPLIVEIGSGQGENIVAAAESNPNTNFLALEVYDPGVAHTMLLAGKQGVENLRIAQVNAPDFLASCSNGVLKEVWTFFPDPWPKMRHHKRRIVQPSLADAVHNALIDKGVWRIATDIEDYALHVHEVMDEREDFENNGKLQVSLPIEHVGKGNAQDAKDLPHADFAESVRFEGRVLTNFERKGLEAGRKIHDLTYVAK; encoded by the coding sequence GTGGAAGAATCTCAAATAGTAAATTTGCAATCTGACGAATTGGAATCCAATATTTTGGAATCTGATGAATTGAATGGTATGAATAAGCATAAAGATAATAAAGACGATAAAGATAATAAAGACAATGGTTCTGCTAGAGTAATTCTTTCTTTTGTAAGAAGGTCTGCTCGTTTGGACGCGCGTCTTGAGCGTGCAAAAGAGCGATATTCAAGCCAATATTTATTAAATGTTGAAGATAGTTTAGGGTCTTTACGCGTAAAAAGCGATTTGTTGGTAGACTCCAACTGGGTTGCTAAAAATTGGGGTAATTCGAATCCTCTTATTGTAGAAATAGGATCTGGTCAGGGCGAAAATATTGTAGCCGCAGCCGAATCAAATCCAAATACTAATTTTCTTGCACTAGAAGTTTATGATCCAGGAGTGGCACACACAATGCTATTAGCTGGAAAACAAGGTGTAGAAAATCTTAGAATAGCGCAAGTTAATGCACCTGATTTTCTAGCTTCATGCTCTAATGGTGTTTTGAAAGAAGTTTGGACTTTCTTCCCAGATCCATGGCCTAAAATGAGACATCACAAGCGTAGGATTGTACAGCCTTCTTTGGCGGATGCGGTGCATAATGCACTTATTGATAAAGGCGTTTGGAGAATCGCTACGGATATTGAGGATTATGCACTACATGTTCATGAAGTTATGGATGAACGAGAAGATTTTGAAAATAATGGAAAGTTACAAGTAAGTTTGCCGATTGAGCATGTTGGTAAGGGCAATGCTCAAGATGCTAAAGATTTGCCTCATGCTGATTTCGCGGAATCTGTAAGATTTGAAGGTAGGGTTTTGACGAATTTTGAGCGTAAAGGATTAGAAGCAGGTAGAAAAATTCACGATTTGACTTATGTTGCTAAATGA
- a CDS encoding ABC transporter ATP-binding protein — translation MSNNKTAHSSKKDSAISWKTLSRLASYVLVYRVKICVIIASIIVSAIVQAVSAVFLQSLVDLYILPLVGKHNQDWMPLIRMIILMASVYAVGVFCSWLWSRLVANISESVMRDLRDSMFKHQQKLSLRYLDSQGYGDIMSRYTNDTEVLREAISWAFPDSFSALMSILAAFISIMCLSLPVAVFVAIFTAMLLYLVRFMLKKSGSLFEQFQHALGELNEFVEESATGSKVIKIFNHETDSIEKLDNCIEKVQKISASANSYANNVMPVISNASYLLYVLIALLGAWAASAGLPTLGLSVSSTLTLGTLISLLALSRAFINPIGEITMQANALMMALAGASRIFELLDEKPELDSGSVQLVKVRVLQSAEDLGEKSAFDVLEEVDEQSEGNNIYWAWKRSKQDNGTKAKKCAQNLSEMAQEIVCHAKRDARTSKDGRYTLLRGDVRFTDVVFGYKEDHPVLHDITWFAKPGQKVALVGATGAGKTTIANLLTRFYDIDDGQILYDGIDVRDICKTDLRHAIGTVLQDVNLFTGTIMDNIRYGNLDASDEDCIQAAKLAHADAFISHLPDGYNTQLNNGGEGLSQGQKQLIAIARAAVANPPVLILDEATSSIDTHTEELVQRGMDSLMEGRTVFVIAHRLSTVRNADVIMVLDHGRIIERGSHEELLAKRGEYYQLCTGAAELE, via the coding sequence ATGTCTAATAATAAAACGGCTCACTCTTCTAAAAAAGATTCAGCTATTAGTTGGAAAACTCTTAGCAGACTTGCCTCTTATGTGCTTGTGTATCGAGTTAAAATTTGCGTAATTATTGCATCAATAATAGTTAGCGCAATTGTGCAAGCTGTAAGTGCAGTGTTTTTGCAATCTCTTGTTGACTTGTATATTCTTCCGCTTGTCGGCAAACATAATCAGGATTGGATGCCTCTTATTCGCATGATTATTCTGATGGCAAGTGTTTACGCTGTTGGTGTGTTTTGTTCTTGGCTTTGGAGCAGGCTTGTTGCGAATATATCTGAAAGTGTTATGCGTGATTTGCGAGATTCTATGTTTAAGCATCAGCAGAAGCTTTCATTGCGTTACTTAGATTCTCAAGGTTACGGCGATATTATGAGCCGTTACACAAACGATACTGAGGTTCTTCGTGAGGCAATTTCGTGGGCATTTCCGGACTCTTTTTCTGCACTAATGTCGATTTTGGCAGCGTTTATATCTATTATGTGCCTATCGCTTCCGGTTGCAGTTTTTGTAGCTATATTTACTGCAATGTTGCTTTATTTAGTGCGTTTTATGCTAAAGAAATCTGGCAGTTTATTTGAGCAATTCCAGCATGCATTAGGCGAGTTAAATGAGTTTGTTGAAGAATCTGCAACAGGCAGCAAAGTGATTAAAATTTTTAATCATGAGACAGATTCTATTGAAAAATTAGATAATTGCATAGAAAAAGTGCAAAAAATTTCTGCAAGTGCCAATTCTTATGCGAATAATGTAATGCCTGTTATTAGTAATGCAAGCTATTTGCTTTATGTATTAATTGCTTTACTTGGTGCGTGGGCTGCTTCAGCTGGTTTGCCAACGCTGGGATTATCTGTATCTAGTACTCTTACATTAGGTACGCTTATATCTTTGCTGGCACTTTCGCGCGCATTTATTAACCCTATTGGCGAAATTACAATGCAAGCTAACGCACTTATGATGGCTCTTGCAGGAGCTTCTCGTATTTTTGAGTTACTTGATGAAAAGCCAGAACTTGATTCTGGCAGTGTGCAATTAGTTAAAGTGCGTGTACTTCAGTCTGCTGAAGATCTTGGAGAAAAATCAGCATTTGATGTGCTTGAAGAAGTAGACGAACAATCTGAAGGAAACAATATTTATTGGGCTTGGAAAAGGTCAAAGCAAGATAATGGCACTAAAGCTAAAAAGTGCGCTCAAAACTTAAGTGAAATGGCTCAAGAGATTGTGTGCCATGCAAAGCGAGATGCTCGCACTTCTAAGGATGGCCGTTATACTTTGCTTCGAGGCGACGTGCGTTTTACGGATGTTGTGTTTGGCTACAAAGAAGATCATCCAGTTTTGCACGATATTACGTGGTTTGCAAAACCTGGTCAAAAAGTTGCTCTTGTTGGAGCTACAGGTGCTGGAAAAACTACTATTGCTAACCTTCTTACGCGTTTTTACGACATTGATGATGGGCAAATTTTGTATGATGGCATTGACGTGCGCGATATTTGCAAAACGGATTTGCGTCACGCTATTGGCACTGTTTTGCAAGATGTGAATTTATTTACTGGCACAATAATGGACAATATTCGTTATGGAAATCTTGATGCTAGCGACGAAGATTGTATTCAAGCTGCAAAATTGGCTCATGCTGACGCGTTTATTTCTCATCTTCCTGACGGATACAATACGCAGCTTAACAATGGCGGTGAAGGGCTTTCTCAAGGTCAAAAGCAGCTTATTGCGATTGCTCGCGCGGCTGTTGCAAATCCTCCGGTGCTTATTTTAGATGAAGCAACTTCATCGATTGACACGCATACTGAAGAATTAGTTCAGCGTGGAATGGATTCTTTGATGGAAGGGCGCACTGTGTTTGTAATTGCGCACAGGCTTTCTACAGTGCGCAATGCGGATGTGATTATGGTATTAGATCATGGCAGGATTATTGAGCGTGGTTCGCACGAGGAGCTGTTGGCTAAGCGTGGAGAATATTATCAGCTTTGCACTGGAGCTGCTGAGCTTGAATAA